Genomic DNA from Candidatus Neomarinimicrobiota bacterium:
CCAGCTCTTTATCAGTAAATAAATCATAGGTTTTTGAATATAATGTAAATAAAAAATCTAAATCAACGTCTTTTCTGATATAACCTTCCTTTTTACCCATAAGATAAAAGTTTTTACTTTCCTGGTAAGACTTGTGTATCTCTTGATTTATATACCTATTTATCTCATCGATATCGGATTTAGCAAATTCTTTAATAAAATCCTGGCTGAAGATATTCATCATTTCGCCTTTCCATTTTATTATTTTCTCCATCTTCATATTAAAAGGATCATTACTATTAACAATATCACAATATTCCTTCCATGCATTATCGAAAATCTCCCTTAAAATAAAAAGAGCAAGG
This window encodes:
- a CDS encoding TetR/AcrR family transcriptional regulator — translated: MEISSANSRKKIDEIVETGKKLFYRYGIKKVSVEEICKEAGVSKATFYKYFKNKVDLALFILREIFDNAWKEYCDIVNSNDPFNMKMEKIIKWKGEMMNIFSQDFIKEFAKSDIDEINRYINQEIHKSYQESKNFYLMGKKEGYIRKDVDLDFLFTLYSKTYDLFTDKELAKKYPTPGSIFEQLIKIIMYGIISNGFKKSD